From the genome of Clostridia bacterium, one region includes:
- a CDS encoding YebC/PmpR family DNA-binding transcriptional regulator, which translates to MSGHSKWATIKHKKGALDAKRGKIFTRLIKEITMAAKGGGDVEKNPRLRTAVAAAKAENMPADNIKRAIQRGTGELPGVNYEEITFEGYGPGGVAVLVEVTTDNRNRTVSEMRHAFSKNGGNMGEAGSVAWMFHKKGDIIVPKLAAKEDDLMNIVLEAGADDLKDDDENWEILCDPSIYEAVLEAVKKAGITPEAAEIGMVPQNYIKLEGHQANTMIRLLEALEDQDDVQHVYSNFDLDQKTLEEVAG; encoded by the coding sequence ATGTCTGGCCATTCAAAATGGGCCACCATCAAGCACAAGAAAGGCGCGCTTGATGCTAAACGCGGGAAGATTTTCACTCGCCTGATTAAGGAAATCACTATGGCCGCCAAGGGCGGCGGCGATGTCGAAAAAAATCCCCGCCTGCGAACTGCCGTCGCGGCTGCCAAGGCCGAGAACATGCCGGCCGACAACATCAAGCGCGCCATCCAGCGGGGCACCGGTGAACTTCCCGGCGTTAACTACGAAGAGATCACGTTCGAAGGATACGGCCCGGGCGGCGTTGCAGTCCTCGTAGAAGTGACCACAGACAATCGCAACCGCACGGTCAGTGAAATGCGTCACGCCTTCAGCAAAAACGGCGGGAACATGGGCGAAGCAGGTTCTGTCGCGTGGATGTTCCACAAGAAGGGCGATATCATCGTCCCCAAGTTGGCCGCCAAGGAAGACGATTTGATGAACATCGTGCTTGAGGCCGGCGCCGACGATCTGAAGGACGACGACGAAAACTGGGAAATTCTTTGCGATCCTTCCATTTACGAGGCGGTGCTTGAGGCCGTCAAGAAGGCTGGCATAACGCCCGAAGCAGCAGAAATTGGCATGGTCCCGCAGAACTACATCAAGCTGGAAGGACACCAGGCCAACACGATGATCCGCCTGCTCGAAGCACTCGAAGATCAGGATGACGTTCAGCACGTCTATTCGAATTTCGACCTGGATCAGAAAACGCTGGAAGAAGTCGCTGGTTAA
- a CDS encoding acyloxyacyl hydrolase has translation MNTRSLLFSFAVVVCLTGNLVAQSEAPARQPGWNFGVFAGGGARVADHPPVRIVNAGVRVGHVMSREHSRGIMRGTFELGGEVVPVYSFFTQGRTFYGAAITPVLLKWNFTAHRRVVPFFEVFGSGIFTREDFPAGDTSTVNFGSGAGVGAHISTRSRQAVSFNLRATHISNASIGNYNPGINAALVATVGYTWFK, from the coding sequence GTGAACACTCGTAGCCTGCTGTTCAGCTTCGCAGTCGTCGTCTGTCTTACCGGAAACCTCGTAGCGCAGAGCGAAGCTCCCGCACGGCAACCGGGCTGGAATTTTGGCGTGTTTGCGGGCGGCGGGGCACGAGTGGCCGACCATCCGCCGGTACGGATCGTCAACGCCGGTGTGCGCGTCGGCCATGTCATGAGCCGCGAACATTCGCGCGGTATCATGCGCGGCACCTTCGAACTTGGCGGGGAAGTCGTGCCGGTGTACAGCTTCTTCACCCAGGGTCGCACGTTCTACGGAGCGGCGATCACGCCCGTACTGTTGAAGTGGAACTTCACGGCGCACCGCCGCGTGGTGCCATTCTTCGAAGTCTTCGGCTCCGGCATCTTCACCCGCGAAGACTTTCCAGCAGGCGACACATCTACGGTCAACTTCGGCTCTGGCGCTGGAGTCGGTGCTCACATCTCTACCCGCTCGCGCCAGGCTGTTTCTTTCAATCTTCGCGCCACGCATATCTCCAACGCCTCGATCGGCAACTACAATCCCGGTATCAACGCGGCACTGGTTGCCACCGTCGGATACACCTGGTTCAAGTAG
- the ftcD gene encoding glutamate formimidoyltransferase: MPTLVECVPNFSEGRDKAKIDAIIEAMKMDGVYLLDREMDADHNRCVVTLVGEREPMMEAVLRGVGRASELIDLTKHQGAHPRMGATDVVPFIPIEGLTIEDCVQMAKQVGEQIWKRFQIPVYLYEAAAQRPERTNLENIRRGQFEGIRDDIGTNPDRRPDFGEPRVHPTAGATVVGARKFLVAYNVYLNTTDVDVAKKVGKAVRFSNGGLRYVKGMGIPVRGLAQVSMNLTDTDQTPIARVYEFVKREAARYGVMPLSSEIVGLIPKKSLEDAAEWFLQIENFDSSLILENRLAAVMGGKMAVGGLRAGIEPFVEQLAAPTAVPGGGSASAAAGAMAAALGAMVAGMSRGKKAYAQYEAEHSQAIARLSAIREELKTAVDEDAEAYRALVAAFKAARDNPNGAGAVNAATRQAINVPLRVAERAREIGEIVNSLKPITNPKMASDLTVATSLSNAALEGALANVEINLEGFEDEAFASQVRGKVAVLRG; encoded by the coding sequence ATGCCCACGCTAGTCGAATGTGTACCAAATTTCTCCGAAGGCCGCGATAAGGCAAAAATCGACGCAATCATTGAAGCCATGAAGATGGATGGCGTTTACCTTCTCGATCGCGAGATGGACGCCGACCACAACCGTTGTGTCGTCACCCTAGTTGGTGAACGCGAGCCGATGATGGAAGCCGTACTTCGCGGCGTCGGACGCGCGTCGGAACTTATCGATCTCACGAAACACCAAGGCGCCCACCCACGCATGGGAGCAACCGACGTTGTGCCGTTCATTCCGATCGAAGGTCTCACCATCGAAGATTGCGTGCAGATGGCGAAGCAGGTTGGCGAGCAGATTTGGAAGCGCTTCCAAATTCCTGTCTATCTCTATGAAGCGGCGGCGCAGCGGCCTGAGCGCACGAATCTCGAGAACATACGCCGTGGCCAGTTCGAAGGCATCCGCGACGATATTGGCACCAATCCCGATCGCCGTCCCGATTTCGGCGAACCGCGCGTGCATCCCACGGCCGGTGCTACCGTTGTCGGCGCGCGCAAGTTCCTTGTCGCCTATAACGTCTATCTCAATACCACCGACGTCGATGTCGCCAAGAAGGTCGGCAAGGCCGTGCGATTCTCCAACGGCGGCCTGCGCTACGTGAAGGGCATGGGCATTCCGGTACGCGGTCTCGCGCAGGTTTCCATGAACCTGACCGACACCGATCAGACACCCATTGCTCGGGTTTACGAATTCGTGAAGAGGGAAGCGGCGCGTTACGGCGTCATGCCACTCTCGAGCGAGATCGTCGGTCTCATCCCGAAAAAGTCTCTGGAAGATGCGGCCGAATGGTTCCTGCAGATCGAGAACTTCGATTCGTCGCTCATCCTTGAGAATCGACTTGCCGCCGTGATGGGTGGCAAGATGGCTGTTGGCGGACTCCGCGCCGGCATTGAGCCATTTGTTGAACAACTGGCCGCGCCTACTGCTGTCCCCGGAGGAGGCAGCGCATCCGCCGCAGCGGGTGCCATGGCTGCCGCTCTTGGCGCGATGGTTGCAGGCATGTCGCGCGGCAAGAAAGCTTACGCTCAGTACGAAGCTGAACACAGCCAAGCCATCGCGCGACTCTCCGCCATCCGTGAAGAACTCAAGACGGCAGTCGACGAAGACGCGGAAGCTTATCGCGCGCTGGTGGCGGCCTTCAAAGCCGCACGAGACAATCCGAACGGTGCTGGTGCGGTGAATGCCGCAACCAGGCAGGCTATCAATGTCCCGTTGCGAGTCGCAGAGCGCGCCCGCGAAATCGGCGAGATCGTAAACTCTCTCAAGCCAATCACTAATCCTAAAATGGCTTCTGACCTGACGGTCGCGACATCGCTCTCCAACGCAGCTCTCGAAGGTGCCCTGGCAAACGTAGAGATAAACCTGGAGGGCTTCGAAGATGAAGCCTTCGCGTCCCAAGTGCGCGGCAAAGTCGCTGTTTTACGTGGATGA
- a CDS encoding metalloregulator ArsR/SmtB family transcription factor has protein sequence MKAATDELSLELRAVGDPARREILKMLNENKQRLLRKPAELCAGDIEQRLGLAQPTISHHMRVLRHAGLVDARKVGTFMWYRRNEAALRKMRRELAAV, from the coding sequence ATGAAAGCGGCTACCGACGAACTAAGCCTCGAATTGCGCGCTGTGGGTGATCCGGCGCGGCGCGAAATTCTTAAGATGCTGAATGAAAACAAACAGCGCTTGCTACGCAAGCCTGCTGAGTTGTGCGCTGGCGACATCGAGCAGCGGCTTGGGTTGGCACAACCGACCATCTCACACCACATGCGCGTGCTGCGACATGCAGGCCTGGTCGATGCGCGCAAGGTCGGGACCTTCATGTGGTATCGGCGCAATGAGGCGGCACTGCGAAAGATGCGGCGGGAATTGGCCGCAGTCTAG
- a CDS encoding SPOR domain-containing protein, whose amino-acid sequence MSENYDTEITLGIGRLVILFFGLVILCGVFLGVGYTLGRNAAQTEPIAAADGGSTSQPASGATKPTAGQSGSSKAAECPEGETCNLSAEGVQAQDLTFYKSVEQKDANPQLTPQEAAKPEKSSTPEMKVVTGTGYMVQVAAVSKREDAEVLTDALRRKQYPVVITNAPTDKLFHVQLGPFAELKDAESVKGRLVRDGYNPIVKR is encoded by the coding sequence ATGAGTGAGAACTACGATACTGAGATCACGTTGGGCATTGGCCGATTAGTGATTTTGTTTTTCGGCCTCGTGATCCTGTGTGGAGTCTTCCTGGGCGTGGGCTATACGCTCGGGCGCAACGCGGCGCAGACCGAACCGATTGCAGCAGCGGATGGAGGTAGCACATCCCAGCCTGCATCCGGCGCGACGAAGCCAACTGCTGGACAGTCAGGCTCTTCTAAAGCTGCCGAGTGCCCTGAGGGGGAGACTTGCAATCTTTCCGCCGAAGGAGTGCAAGCCCAGGACCTCACTTTCTACAAGTCTGTCGAACAGAAAGATGCGAACCCGCAACTTACCCCGCAGGAGGCCGCGAAACCCGAGAAGAGCAGTACGCCGGAGATGAAGGTTGTAACCGGCACCGGATATATGGTGCAGGTGGCGGCGGTGAGCAAGCGTGAAGACGCCGAGGTGCTGACCGACGCGCTGCGACGGAAGCAATACCCGGTGGTGATCACGAATGCACCGACCGACAAGCTGTTCCACGTACAGCTTGGACCGTTCGCGGAGTTGAAAGACGCCGAATCCGTGAAGGGTCGCCTCGTGCGCGATGGATATAACCCGATCGTGAAGCGATAG
- a CDS encoding slipin family protein, whose translation MNLFVLIVVFVVGFYLLSSIKILSEYERGVIFRLGRLLPAPKGPGIILVFAPIDRMVRVDLRQIAFDVPPQDIITRDNVTLKVNAVIFLRVVEPRRAVTEVMNYQYQTSQFAQTTLRSVLGEVELDELLAHREKINLRLQSILDMHTDPWGVKVANVEVKQVDLPEGMMRAMAKQAEAEREKRSKIIHAEGEFAAAQRLIDAAHLLQQEPASMQLRYLQTLTEIGVEKNTTIVFPLPVDLLAGFSKMVQTQAAKLEKE comes from the coding sequence GTGAACTTGTTCGTTCTCATCGTTGTGTTCGTTGTAGGTTTTTACCTGCTCAGTTCCATCAAGATTCTTTCTGAATACGAACGCGGCGTTATATTCCGCCTCGGCCGCTTGCTGCCTGCGCCGAAAGGCCCCGGCATCATCCTGGTGTTTGCGCCCATTGACCGCATGGTGCGGGTGGACCTTCGCCAGATCGCATTCGACGTGCCGCCGCAAGACATCATCACCCGTGACAACGTCACGCTGAAGGTCAACGCGGTGATCTTCCTGCGCGTCGTAGAACCACGGCGTGCGGTCACCGAGGTGATGAACTATCAGTACCAGACCTCGCAGTTCGCGCAAACGACGTTACGTTCCGTGCTCGGCGAAGTTGAATTGGACGAACTGCTAGCTCATCGCGAGAAGATCAATCTGCGCCTCCAGTCGATTCTAGATATGCACACCGATCCGTGGGGCGTGAAAGTCGCGAACGTTGAAGTGAAGCAGGTTGATCTGCCGGAAGGCATGATGCGCGCGATGGCGAAGCAGGCCGAAGCGGAGCGCGAAAAACGTTCGAAGATCATCCATGCCGAAGGCGAGTTCGCAGCGGCGCAGCGCCTCATTGACGCGGCGCACCTGCTGCAACAGGAACCCGCCAGTATGCAATTGCGTTATTTGCAGACGCTGACGGAAATTGGCGTGGAGAAGAACACAACCATCGTATTCCCGCTGCCCGTCGATCTGCTCGCCGGGTTTAGCAAAATGGTCCAGACGCAAGCCGCAAAGCTAGAGAAAGAGTAG
- a CDS encoding spore germination protein GerW family protein: protein MSVRELIDRIGGQVADKVTVRSVFGEPYQLGEKTIIPVARIGFGFGAGASRKNGGAEDVPCGGGGGGGTIPLGVLEVTKERTRFIHFTSLRNLAAVAMAGIIFGWWMGRRDS, encoded by the coding sequence ATGAGCGTTCGCGAACTGATCGACCGGATAGGCGGCCAGGTAGCAGACAAGGTGACGGTGCGAAGCGTCTTCGGAGAACCGTACCAGCTTGGCGAAAAGACAATCATTCCTGTGGCGCGCATCGGTTTTGGCTTCGGGGCCGGCGCTAGCCGGAAGAACGGTGGCGCGGAAGATGTTCCATGCGGCGGAGGTGGCGGGGGAGGCACTATCCCACTCGGAGTGCTCGAGGTAACGAAAGAGCGCACGCGGTTCATTCACTTTACGAGTCTGCGAAATTTGGCAGCAGTGGCGATGGCAGGCATCATTTTCGGCTGGTGGATGGGGCGGCGCGATAGCTAA
- a CDS encoding nodulation protein NfeD, producing the protein MAASAILTIFHRKLRTYCVLALMLAFATASQADILKVKVDGTIHPITDEFIGRVLEQAKQQKADAVLIELRTPGGLVDSTRDIVEKMLASPVPVIVYVSPSGARAASAGFFLLQAADVAAMAPGTNTGAAHPVTLGGGKIDDVMKSKMENDAAAFMRSFVSKRGRNVEVAESAVRESKSFTDQEALQQKLIDVVAASEQDLFSQLDGRTIHRFNGDSVTLHLASKPVHEVPMSLKQNILGWLMDPNITFLILAVGALALYAEFNNPGAVIPGVVGLIFILLAIFALNLLPTRYAALTLILAAFILFALEAKFATHGVLGIGGVAALTLGGLLLVDGPIPEMRVKLWTALGVSIPLGMITIFLMTIALRAHSNKVVTGTQGLVGELGVAQTAIAPEGKVFVHGEIWNARSSGDLLPGASVIVTKVDGLHLDVEAVPDVSAAEHRT; encoded by the coding sequence ATGGCTGCCTCAGCGATCCTCACGATATTCCATCGCAAGTTACGCACGTACTGTGTACTGGCACTCATGCTTGCATTCGCAACCGCCAGTCAAGCTGACATCCTGAAAGTGAAGGTGGATGGAACCATCCACCCCATTACTGACGAGTTCATCGGACGCGTGCTGGAACAGGCCAAACAACAAAAGGCCGATGCTGTACTGATCGAGTTGCGCACGCCGGGCGGGTTGGTCGACTCCACCCGCGATATCGTCGAGAAGATGCTGGCGTCTCCCGTGCCGGTGATTGTGTACGTCTCGCCGAGTGGAGCGCGGGCGGCTTCGGCTGGATTCTTTCTGTTGCAGGCCGCAGATGTGGCAGCGATGGCACCTGGGACCAATACCGGAGCGGCGCATCCGGTCACGCTCGGCGGCGGCAAAATCGATGACGTGATGAAGTCGAAGATGGAGAACGATGCCGCGGCCTTTATGCGATCGTTCGTGTCGAAACGTGGTCGCAACGTGGAAGTCGCCGAGAGTGCGGTTCGTGAATCGAAATCGTTCACGGACCAGGAAGCGCTCCAGCAGAAACTAATCGACGTGGTCGCGGCGAGCGAGCAGGATCTCTTCAGCCAACTGGACGGCCGCACCATCCACCGTTTCAATGGCGACAGCGTAACGCTGCATCTCGCCAGCAAACCCGTGCACGAAGTTCCAATGTCGTTGAAGCAGAACATTCTCGGCTGGCTGATGGATCCGAATATCACGTTCCTGATCCTCGCCGTCGGCGCGCTCGCCCTCTATGCGGAGTTCAATAATCCCGGCGCAGTGATTCCCGGAGTTGTCGGACTCATTTTTATCCTGCTGGCGATCTTCGCACTCAACCTGCTGCCGACTCGCTATGCCGCACTCACGCTGATATTGGCCGCTTTCATTCTGTTCGCGTTGGAGGCGAAGTTTGCGACGCACGGTGTGCTCGGTATTGGCGGCGTAGCGGCGCTTACGCTTGGAGGCCTGCTGCTTGTGGATGGACCGATTCCGGAGATGCGCGTGAAACTGTGGACGGCGCTCGGTGTAAGTATTCCGCTTGGAATGATCACAATTTTTCTCATGACCATCGCGCTGCGAGCGCACTCGAACAAGGTGGTCACCGGGACTCAGGGCCTTGTCGGAGAACTGGGCGTAGCGCAAACGGCAATTGCGCCGGAAGGCAAGGTGTTCGTGCACGGAGAAATTTGGAACGCTCGCTCGTCCGGCGACCTGCTACCGGGTGCTTCTGTGATAGTGACAAAGGTGGATGGCCTGCACCTGGATGTTGAAGCGGTTCCGGATGTCTCCGCAGCGGAGCACCGAACCTAG
- a CDS encoding tetratricopeptide repeat protein yields MATKYFRYSVLLLAVALLAGIAVAQVSPHGAQTIVVLPFENGSRAPGLQWISEAFPEVLGAKLASPMLYVISREDRIYAFDRLGIPATVHPSRATLYRIAEQMDADYIVLGEYNFDGRTFSAQAQVLDMKRLRLSDATRASGPLPTLLDVQRTIAWQLLKTIYPETLLARDEFLRNDPPTRLDAFENYIRGVLAGTRQEKTRHFREAVRLNPQYTSAILQLGKTYYAGREYESAASWLSKVPKNHPASSEANFLLGLTNYYQGQFEKAEAAFRVTERNVPLTEVYNNIGVVLSRRGRRTAIEYFQRAVQADPNDIDYRFNLGAALYKNGDIAGATRQLREAVARRPADAEAKQLLDSLVSGSAANLAKPETPGTTPAVSASSPAKVPMERIKRNYDETSYRQLALEVQNAMEQALEKTDPRTHAAAHVERGRELLNRGFTMDAEREFREAIMRDPVNAGAHAGMARVAEVNGNVAVARSEADAALRLQPIADAYVVLGNLDLKDNNVDSASENADRALRLEPANPAAVALRRSITTRRAGVPEPAQR; encoded by the coding sequence TTGGCGACGAAGTATTTCCGCTACTCGGTTCTATTGCTTGCCGTAGCTCTGCTGGCTGGGATTGCGGTGGCGCAGGTGAGCCCGCATGGCGCGCAGACCATCGTGGTCCTGCCCTTTGAAAACGGGTCGCGCGCACCTGGTTTGCAGTGGATTAGCGAGGCATTTCCGGAGGTACTCGGCGCAAAGTTGGCTTCCCCGATGCTGTACGTAATCAGCCGCGAAGACCGCATCTACGCCTTCGATCGTCTCGGGATTCCAGCTACTGTGCATCCCTCTCGCGCCACCCTCTACCGTATTGCCGAGCAGATGGATGCCGACTACATCGTGCTCGGCGAGTACAACTTCGATGGGCGCACATTCAGCGCACAGGCACAGGTACTCGACATGAAGCGCTTGCGCCTGTCAGACGCGACACGCGCGTCCGGTCCGCTGCCGACACTGCTCGACGTGCAGCGCACTATCGCGTGGCAACTGCTGAAAACGATCTATCCCGAGACGTTGCTTGCGCGCGACGAGTTCCTGAGGAACGATCCCCCTACTCGCCTCGATGCCTTCGAGAACTACATTCGCGGTGTACTCGCGGGAACCCGCCAGGAGAAGACTCGGCATTTTCGCGAAGCCGTCCGCCTGAACCCGCAGTACACGTCGGCAATCCTGCAACTTGGCAAGACGTACTACGCGGGACGCGAGTACGAATCAGCCGCATCCTGGCTATCCAAGGTTCCGAAGAACCATCCAGCTTCCAGCGAAGCCAATTTCCTGCTCGGGCTGACAAACTATTACCAGGGACAATTCGAGAAGGCCGAAGCTGCCTTTCGCGTGACCGAGCGGAATGTGCCACTCACGGAGGTTTACAACAACATCGGCGTCGTACTGAGCCGTCGCGGACGCAGGACTGCGATTGAGTACTTCCAGCGCGCAGTCCAGGCCGATCCTAACGATATCGATTACCGCTTCAACCTCGGAGCGGCTTTATACAAAAACGGAGACATTGCAGGAGCTACACGGCAACTTCGAGAGGCCGTCGCCCGCCGTCCTGCCGATGCGGAGGCCAAGCAACTCCTGGATTCGCTGGTAAGCGGGTCCGCCGCCAATCTTGCCAAACCTGAGACCCCGGGGACAACACCCGCGGTGAGCGCTAGTTCACCGGCAAAGGTTCCAATGGAGCGCATTAAGCGAAACTACGACGAGACCTCATACCGGCAACTCGCGCTGGAAGTGCAGAACGCGATGGAGCAGGCGCTGGAGAAGACCGACCCGCGAACACACGCGGCAGCCCACGTGGAACGCGGACGCGAACTGCTGAACCGCGGGTTCACGATGGACGCGGAGAGAGAGTTCCGTGAGGCGATTATGCGCGATCCGGTCAATGCCGGAGCACATGCAGGCATGGCGCGCGTAGCGGAGGTGAATGGCAACGTCGCAGTCGCGCGTTCAGAGGCCGATGCCGCGCTTCGACTGCAACCGATTGCGGATGCATACGTCGTGCTCGGCAATCTTGACCTGAAGGACAATAATGTAGATAGCGCTTCTGAAAACGCTGATCGCGCACTACGCTTGGAGCCTGCAAATCCCGCCGCTGTGGCGCTCAGGCGTTCCATTACCACGCGAAGGGCAGGAGTACCAGAACCGGCACAGCGCTAG
- a CDS encoding LPXTG cell wall anchor domain-containing protein codes for MKTIAYLTSMALLAAGIALAQTGSAGSAAGSDQGSASSSTVAPPAARRSAANPAGTTSGLDMSPPSSTSTTSPPNTQTTSGSAQSSTQSSTQAATSTTGTAPQQSATSAPPSGTTDNSAGNTAGNTGMSTSESTAGAVSSQPSASESASETQQNENAATSGATSTTDQNAASQSGTSMTSDRSGVGDQSAQSAQNQGATSLPRTGSELPLLGLLGMGLASAGYYVRRIIR; via the coding sequence ATGAAGACGATCGCTTACTTAACATCGATGGCATTACTCGCGGCGGGCATAGCGCTGGCACAGACAGGGAGTGCCGGTTCGGCCGCTGGCAGTGATCAGGGATCAGCGAGCAGCAGCACAGTCGCCCCTCCAGCAGCACGCCGTTCAGCCGCGAACCCCGCAGGAACGACGTCTGGACTGGACATGTCTCCGCCAAGCAGCACGTCGACGACATCGCCGCCAAATACGCAAACAACTTCCGGTAGCGCTCAAAGCAGTACGCAAAGCAGTACGCAGGCCGCTACCAGCACCACGGGCACGGCCCCGCAGCAATCAGCTACCTCTGCACCACCGTCCGGTACGACAGACAATTCGGCGGGCAACACTGCCGGCAATACCGGCATGAGTACCTCAGAATCAACGGCAGGCGCGGTCAGCTCGCAACCATCGGCCTCGGAATCGGCCTCGGAGACGCAGCAGAACGAAAATGCCGCGACGAGCGGTGCTACGAGCACGACTGATCAAAATGCCGCAAGCCAGTCGGGCACTTCGATGACGAGCGATCGAAGTGGGGTGGGCGACCAGTCTGCTCAGTCCGCGCAAAATCAGGGTGCCACAAGTTTGCCACGGACGGGCTCTGAACTCCCTCTGCTTGGCCTCCTCGGCATGGGCCTCGCTTCGGCCGGCTACTATGTCAGGCGCATCATTAGGTAA
- a CDS encoding NAD(P)/FAD-dependent oxidoreductase, translating to MGTAPHIVIVGGGFAGLYAARALAKASVRITLLDRKNHHTFQPLLYQVATAGLSPGEIAAPIRSILQKHGNVEVLLGEVIGFDLDHQQVTLQDGGIDYDCLIVAAGATHAYFGHDEWAPYAPGLKTLEDATEIRRRVLLAFELAERRARLQHKQEQLNIVVVGGGPTGVELAGALVEIARRALASDFRSINPALARIILVEAAPRILSTYPEDLSRSAEDQLRSLGVEVRTNAMVTGVGPDHIQLGKEHLPAAVTLWGAGVAASPLGRQLAVAASVGGRTSVPLDRAGRVIVGPDLTLPGHPEVFVVGDLASARYANEKPVPGVAPAAIQMGEFAAQCIINDLRGRPRAVFDYRDKGSLATIGRKAAVAEFGTLHLSGFVAWLAWLFIHIFFIIGFKNRILIIFEWAWAYFTYQRGARLITGSTDEVAPVIEHVRPSEFPKDQPLHS from the coding sequence GTGGGAACTGCTCCCCATATCGTGATCGTCGGTGGCGGGTTCGCTGGCCTGTACGCCGCGCGTGCTCTCGCCAAGGCTTCCGTTCGGATTACGCTTTTGGATCGTAAAAACCACCACACGTTCCAACCGCTCCTATACCAGGTAGCGACGGCCGGCCTCTCGCCGGGCGAGATTGCCGCACCCATCCGGTCTATCCTGCAGAAACACGGGAATGTGGAAGTGCTGCTGGGGGAAGTCATTGGGTTCGATCTCGACCATCAGCAAGTTACATTGCAGGACGGCGGAATCGACTACGACTGCCTGATTGTCGCGGCCGGAGCCACTCACGCCTACTTCGGACACGATGAGTGGGCGCCGTATGCTCCTGGCCTCAAAACACTCGAAGACGCAACGGAGATTCGCAGGCGCGTCTTGCTCGCCTTTGAGCTTGCAGAGCGCCGCGCTCGTCTACAGCACAAGCAGGAACAGCTCAATATCGTCGTCGTAGGCGGAGGCCCCACAGGAGTGGAGCTCGCCGGGGCGCTGGTCGAGATCGCCCGGCGTGCATTGGCGTCTGACTTCCGGTCGATAAACCCGGCACTCGCGCGCATCATCCTCGTTGAAGCCGCGCCGCGCATCCTCAGCACCTATCCCGAGGACCTTTCGCGCAGCGCCGAAGATCAACTGCGATCGCTTGGAGTGGAGGTGCGGACAAATGCTATGGTGACCGGCGTCGGTCCGGACCACATCCAACTCGGCAAAGAGCACCTGCCTGCGGCCGTGACGTTGTGGGGCGCAGGCGTGGCGGCATCCCCGCTCGGACGCCAGCTCGCGGTGGCGGCATCCGTTGGCGGACGCACCTCCGTCCCACTCGACCGCGCAGGGCGCGTGATTGTAGGGCCCGACCTCACCCTCCCCGGACATCCCGAAGTTTTCGTTGTGGGCGATCTCGCGTCCGCCAGGTACGCAAATGAAAAGCCAGTCCCAGGCGTGGCGCCTGCTGCCATTCAGATGGGGGAGTTCGCCGCTCAATGCATCATCAACGATTTGCGCGGACGGCCTCGCGCGGTCTTTGACTATCGCGACAAGGGTTCGCTCGCCACGATAGGGCGCAAGGCGGCCGTCGCGGAGTTTGGCACGCTTCATCTAAGCGGCTTCGTCGCCTGGTTAGCGTGGCTGTTCATTCACATCTTTTTCATTATTGGATTCAAAAACCGCATTCTCATAATCTTTGAGTGGGCCTGGGCCTACTTCACCTACCAGCGCGGAGCACGCCTCATCACCGGGAGCACGGATGAAGTAGCGCCTGTCATAGAACATGTACGGCCGAGCGAATTTCCCAAGGATCAACCGCTTCATAGTTGA